The sequence AACATATAATTGACATGAATGGGAGCATGATGCACTAACGATGAGAACAAATATGAAAGATCATCATCAATAATTATATAGACTTCATCATCCGGCTAATTGAAGAGAATATGCCTGCTGCTTTGTCAAGCAAACCTTGCCCTTGCTCAGACTTCTGTTCTTCATCGGCAAATAGAAGCTGCACCATATAGGAAAGGATACCCAAGAGATTAAAAATAGTCATATCGATTTTAATGATGTAAGCTTATCAAGGACAGtgactcttttccttttcttaggTTGGGTTCAGGGTCTTTTCACTATGGGTTATTCACCAACAAATTTGCTGTCTTCCTTGCTCTAATGATAATTTTCCTACTATTCAAATTCTCTCTCAGAAAAATTTACCTACAGGAATTAATAGGTATCTTAACCATGTACATAGAAAATGGTTGTATCCTGCAATGTAGTTTAAAATTGAAGCTATTAACCTCGATGTCTTCAGCATCAGGACGGATTTCGAATTCCTTGGCAAGCAAATATCTATCTGGCCTTTCCTTGTCGTCACTGAACACTTTCCACAATCTGAGTAGATCAGCAGAACAGGAAGTAAACaacaaatcataaataaattcaGCTTTGCAATTAATATTTGGAGAAGCCAAATACAATAAAACCAAAATCATATTTACATACGGCTAAAAGTGTGTAGCTTTATCTCCATGGAAAAAGAATATACATATTGAATCATCAATCATGAATAGTCCACTTTTAAACTcaagtgattttttatttatttttttataaatggaaATAGGATACTGGATACTTATGGGAGGGAACAAAAGACCTTACCCAGGATAACACCTAAAGATTGCTCCAAATGGCATAGGTCGCATGAAATAGACAGTTGTAAAAGTGCTGTACAACAAAAGATCAGAATTCAGTAGTCTGGTGTGATCAGAATAaaccaattttacaaaataaactgCATTAAGAATGCAAGCACTCAAGGAAGGTAGGAACTTAATACAGATAGTAGTAGTAGAAAAAAACAAGCACACAAAATCCAAGTCCAGTTTATATAAATACTATTTACGGTCAGTTGAAGCTTAAGAAGTAACCATGCAATGGCTCAGAAATCATACCTTAGAAAGACACGTCTTAACTTTCGGACATTAAATCCAACTCCAACATCCTCACTAATCAGGCGTGGATTCCACATGATGAGGGGCGTAGGCTGCCAATATATGGATAGTTTGAAAGaaagttataaatattaaaatacaggCATACATGGAAATTTCTAAACTAGATGCAAGGTGCTGAAATGGCATAATAAGGTGACTATCTCGTAGTCTATGGCGGTTTTCTAGAATGACAAATATGAGAGGTATCATTAATTCTCAACTCAACCCCTTGCCATTAAAAGCAGCCTTCACATATTGATTTCCCTCTTGATGAGGAAAACTTATCACATTGTTCAGTAGATGgatgtttaaatttcaaagGATAACATTAGAGTTAGAACAGGAGTTCAGGGATTTACTTCTGGAATATTTGAGAGATTGGATGCAATTCTCTCTACATACTCTAACATCTGATAATCAGGAACAATCATAACCACAACCTCATCGTCACTTTCTACAGGCTTCCGGTCACTTAAGCTGGATAAACATCAAAAGAAACTGTACATGATATAAACATAGCATGACTATAAataaggaacaaaaaaaaagttatagacGGAACTGCAACAGCATAGCCATCAAGGACTCAAGTGCAATGCAAAAGTCAGAATCAAATATATGACAGTAAACCCACGgatcaacatatatatatatatatatagtataccTACGAATATATTGCCTAACAGAATAAAACATAGCATTAATCTAAGTGCTGGAAGTTACCTTGCAAATCTAAATAGAGCATCTTTCCACCGATATTTCAGAAGGGCTGCTGCACCAGCATCTGGAAATAAGGCTTTAACTCTCTAACAATCAAATTCATGAAACTTAGCAACAAAGTTTACAACTTGCAAAATAAATGCATCCATACACATTTCGTCAATCCTTATGGAATTCATCATGAAGCGCCATAGTCTATGAAGATAATACTCAGGAAACTAAGTATTCATAACATGAACTATTGAGCATCTATTTTTTGGGTACTTGTATCTCGTGCAGAAAAGTAAATAATCACAACTATCTATTTTGTGGATCCTCATGTCAAATGAATTTCAGAGGCTGTAGTATTTTgacattttcatttaaaatttgcatGTTAAATTTTACCACTTGATAACAATGACCTAAACAATTAATGATACCAAGTAAAGAGACATACTAGCTGCCTCCCGTGTTATAAAGGAGACCATATATGCACTTGGTCGGAGTGCAAGTAAGACACCATAGATGCCATAAATGTTTGTACATCCGACGGTAGAGAAACCACATGGGTGGGTTATGATCATGACTCTCTGGTGTCTCTAATGTACATTACATGCAAAAGAAACCAATTCTATTTAAATGAAATGAACATAACGACACATGCAATCACGTCATGGAGAATATATTACAGCGTCTAAGATAGGGAATAGAAAAATCGTTTTGAATTCAGAAATTCCTTCATACATTTCATGTGCTATAAGTTTATAACTACCGGAATACATCCCACTAACCTGGAATTTAGTTTTTTCAATGAGTGTATCCAAAAAAATCCTTGACAATTCCCAGAGTTCCACCTGCGCGCCTTCGTCATCCAAAAATTGCAGTTGGGGGATTAAAAGTTCAACCTGTAAGACAGTTAAAATGTTTTGTTGCAAGAAGCATGTGGCAGCAGTGGCGCTAAGCAGCGGAAAGAAAACAGTTATTTAACTTTGAGAAACCAACCCATGCACCCATTAAACTGCATTCTACATAGCAACATTTTCTAACACTAAACTGCCTTGGCTTAAGCATTTAGTTACATCAGatgtaaaataatgaaaagttaATTTTGGTCACCTTTAGCATGCTAAATTTAGAAAGTTATTGATCTTAACCAGGTTAAGATGTCTAAGCTCTTTAGAAGGACTGCAATACCAAAGATGTTTAGCACGacatatttaagccaaaaatccagaaaaaggaaaggaaatctatttttaatttggaaTTGTTTCACCTAATAGCAACCAACAGCGCAGAAATTGTTAATAAATGACATTTGGAATgtgtgaaaaagaaaatgaaattttggcaCATACTATGGCTCTTATCCCTCCTGAAGATACAAATATGGCCGCGGCCTCACTTGATTGCCGCACTGCACCCTCCAAGTCTGAAGGCAAGCAACTGAAacagaaagcaaaaagaaaacaactttTTGATACCCATTGGAATGTATATCTAACTTCATCAATCTACCAACTTCCGGTTCCcatatgacttcaaaataaaatatggtgAGACGCAAAATTGATGAACATACTCCAACGGCACAAGCATGCTGATTTATGATGTTTTGAGTTTCTAGTACACAGTTCTTATAATCCCGAAGATAAGAGTCCTATCCTATGAATGGAAAATATAACAGTATATATCCACTGTTGTCTGAGACTTGCAATACACATAAATTGAAAGGGAAAAAAGAACATAACTTACAAAGTTCAAATTGTAAAGTAGTAATACCTGTCATCCTCCTCCCCATCCTCAACAGAAGTTTCTGTATTTTCTACTGGTGAGAGTGAAGGGTCAGGCTCTTGGAATTGGGAAGGTTGGCTTTGGAATTTCTCAAACTTGGCAAAAACTCTGAAGCTGGAGCTTGAAGGGTGAAGGGAAAGGCCATTGTAGGTGCAAAGTAGAGGGTGCGAAAAAGATATGGAAAAACGAGTGGCTGAGATTGGAAAGGATATTGAAGGATGGAAGTTGCAGGTTATGCTTGAAGAAGCCATTTATGTTGTTGCCTGTTAAGTGTTAATCTGTTCCTTTTCCAGAGGCCATGGATTATTCATGAATTTTGGAAATTCTTGTAACTTGGTATGATCAAATGCAACGTATAAACTGCCTTTGCTCCATggcttttaatttaatttaatttctttcttatgGGATCCCTTCCCGGACAGCCTCATCCTTACTCCAAATATAAATCCTTATATTTGGTTGGTCACTTTACATTTGAACCCGATTGTCTCTATAATGGGTAAGTCGAAATttggtttaattaaaatatataaatttagacATTATATGTatctaattaatttacaaaattttaaaatcaaatgttattttataaaccatttttaaaataaaatttattcataaatttatatcatctcatgttataaaaaaactataatatcATTACgtgcaaaatatatatatatgcaaaaggTGTGGCTTGAATTCAACTTACTCTTGATATCATATTAACAATACAAATataaagagaggaaaaagaagagaaaacaaaggaGATATGAAGAGTTATAGTTCTATTCCAACAATGAAACataaatatacaataataaaaaagaaaaatataatgacAACAAGTAAAAAGATTAAGCCttcaaaaataagtaaaaatattaaactattatATGAgagagtaaaaacaaaaaataataagtataaaaGAACTTGTAATCTAACAAAATTGACAAGCTTAAAGGAGATTTTGTAATCCTAAATTTAAAAGGCAAAAATTGTTTGGAAACTAGGGTTAATGTCCATTAAAAACTATGCTACTTCCTAGATTTTAATATTGGTCacttgatttaaaaaattgctATTTATGACttctacttttaaaatatttataagttattttttatttatttacgagCTATACAAATTTTAGTTAAGACTTAttacttaaattatatttttaaagatatattttagtttatgcATGTCAGATTCATATTTAAGGCATTTGTATCATGCACCTTTCAATATAAATTCTATACCTCCCAAAAAGTTTCCATTGTCAAAAATACCCTTAACCTTAAAACCTCCTCTCCTTCTTTCATGTGTCGCACAAGCTGAATGTGACACCTCCCTCTTGCGTCCTCGTCCTCTGCCTTCACCAAATCCCTACTCCTCCTTCTTCTTTGAATGAGAAGACAATGACAATGTTAGTGGGTTAGAGCTTGCATGTGACGACACTAATGAGACTCGTTGTGTTGTTGATGAAGAAGGCAATGACGATTCCAGTGTCAGACAACAACAATGTGTCCTCAACGATGAGAGCTTTGTTCTTCGCTTCTCTATTGGACCATTTGAGTGTGTGCTACCAGAGATGTCCCTCCACAACTAACAACTAGTGTGAATACGGTGTATGCATCGAGGAGTGCATGGACCGACGGGTTTGAGAGGATCACACCCTAGAAATTGTTAGGATGGTGATGGTGGTGACTAGGGTTGGTGATGGTGGTGCACAATGGCACAACGACTTGGAGGTATGGGTTCAAGTTTGAAGAAGGGAAGGAGGTCCTGTAGCCTATTCCAGAACGACTATTCTGGAATAGGATACTTTTCTAGAATAGTTATCTCGTAATACGATTTTTTGTATTCTGAAATTCCTATACCGGAGTAGGTTTCTAGAATAGGACACTCTTTTGAAATAGCTATTTCGGAAGAGCATCATATTCTGGAATAGTCATTCCAGATAGGGGTGCCTGGTAAAGGGGTATTTTTGTCCGCTTGAGTCTTTTGGGAGGTGCAGGATGAGAATGGGAGGTGCAGGATATAAATGCCGAATAAAACAGCCTAGCCCATTCTAATGAGAAGGTCGGGCTTTTGAAATTTGGGCCCAATATAAAGGTCGGTTTCGTGGACGCTCCGGCGAATTTGATATAAGCATATAGCCGTTGTAATTTCAAACTTTGAAATTCTTACAAAGTGAAGAACCCTACGTCTAATTCACCACTATTCTCTCTCTCACGCTCTCCCTTTCGATCTTTGAATCGTGCGTCACTCTTCTCAGAGAAACCATGAAcggtactctctctctctctctctcttttcaccGATTAACTCAATTCCCTAATTCTTTAACGCAACTCACCGATTCTTGCAGATCAATCCATGCAAATCCAAATGCTCGCTGAAAAATTCCACCGATTTGTTCTTGACTGCGAACTCAAGCAACCGTCAATCGCTCAGTGCTCTGGTAGGGTTCCCTTCCAATTCTCGATTCATTTTTCCATTTCGATTTGGAATGacaataaatgaaattaaatattatttggatgatttcgCTAAATAATCTTAATCTCATCCAATATTACGTTGTTAGTCGTGTTGTTGGATggttattttattgaattttggaATTTCGTCAGATATTGTGTCAAAGCAAGTGAACGAGAACTCTGACTCCATGGATGAACATAGTTTGTCCAATGGAACCCATGAAGTTTCTCCGGATAAGGGTCACACACTTCCCATATTGAAGAAAATACTTGATCTCGGTGCTAAAATTCAGGTAAATCCTTAACGTTAGTTTAAAACCACGTTTTCGCATTTGCGTAATTTGCTTATCTTTCTCACAGTTTAGTTTACCTGACTTTTATTGTTCATGCATTAGGATTTGAAGAAGCAGCATATAACCTTGTGTGATGAAGTGAAACTCACTTCTGAGTCTTTTCCTGGCAATGATATTTTGAAGTCTGTACAGCTTCTGGGTATGCCTCTAGTAGAAAACTAcaaaaataaatggaaaattgaatattctctctctctctctctctctctctctctctctctctctctctctctttatggTTAGTTTAGTTATAATACTAAGGTTTTGCGATTTTCTACTGGTATTAGGTGCTGAATACGAACTCTTAAAAAGAAAGTACTCAGAGGAGTCCTCTGAACGGAGGCGGCTTTACAATGAAGTAATTGAACTCAAGGGAAATATCAGGGTTTTCTGCAGATGCAGGCCATTAAATGAGAATGAAATTGCTAATGGGTCTGTATCTGTTGTCAATTTTGAGTCGTCTTCAGATAATGAGCTACAAGTCATTTGCGCAGATTCTTCTAAAAAgcaatttaaatttgatcatgTGTTTGGGCCAGAAGATAACCAAGGTACAAGAGAAGTTACATCTTTTGTTGGTATtgcattgaagtttttttttatggaaaattaTTGAACCTGAATGCATTTTTTGTTATGCAGAGACTGTTTTTCAACAGACCAAACCCATTGTTACATCAGTATTGGATGGGTACAATGTCTGCATATTTGCCTATGGGCAAACTGGAACTGGGAAAACATTTACAATGGAAGGGACACCAGAACACAGGGGAGTTAACTACAGAACCCTGGAAGAATTATTCCGGATAACTGAAGAGAGACATGGTACAATGAAGTATGAATTGTCTGTTAGCATGCTGGAGGTTTACAATGAGAAGATAAGAGATCTCTTGGTGGAAAATTCTACCCAACCCACTAAGAAGTGAGTTCTCAGATCTCTTGGAGAAATTAGCATTGTAGGTTTTAGctcttttattttagaatttaacaGCCATTTGCATATGATGTAATAAAAACAAGATCTGAGAATTCTTGTGACAATATTGCTTTGCTGGATAGAGTctgaaaaaagtaaaatagaaaCATGACATTATAATTTCATGGTTCTAAACAAGGCATTCGCCAGAGCTGCATAGTTTTTTAACCATCTCTACATTTCAACTAGATTAGCAACTAGccattaaactaattaaaatgtaGTGTCCTGTTTTTCTTTCCCTCTCTACTCAATTGCGTGAAGGAAATTTTGGTGTATGGAATGTTTCTCAGGCAGAATCACTAATGAagagaacattttttttatatatataaaaaaaaaaactttagattGGAGATAAAGCAAGCTGCCGAAGGAACCCAAGAGGTCCCAGGACTTGTTGAAGCTCGTGTTTATGGAACAGAAGATGTGTGGGAAATGCTTAAGACTGGAAACCGAGTCAGATCAGTTGGATCCACCTGTGCTAATGAACTTAGcagccgttctcattggtacgTCTTGACTTTTACAGATTAACTAATTATTGCTTGTACTTTGTATTTGGTCAaaacttatttatattatatagtttttggagatcttaattcttaaatgcaataatcatattaaataagttattttccTTGAATATGTCATTCTTTAAGCTGAGCCAGTTGCTTTCTTTGAATCAGTAGatgtaataaaattatctcTATGAAACTATTGATCTTGGTAGAAGTTATTGCACATTATAGATAGTGACCAAGAGGTGGTCTTACACGCAGCTTGTTAAGAGTAACTGTAATGGGGGAAAATTTAATCAATGGCCAGAGAACAAAGAGCCACCTTTGGCTAGTAGACTTAGCTGGCAGTGAGCGTGTGGGGAAAACTGAAGCTGAAGGAGAAAGGCTGAAGGAATCTCAATTCATAAATAAGTCACTTTCAGCACTTGGTGATGTTATTTCCGCCCTTGCTTCCAAATCATCCCACATCCCTTACAGGCAATTCCCTTTTCCTCTCTTAAACATGTTCTTACAGAATTATCCTTTTTTCTCATTATATTTGTATCCTCTGTTTGAGACAGGAACTCAAAACTCACTCATATTCTGCAAAGCTCTTTAGGTGAGATTCCATTGCAGCATTATGAATTAAATATTACTCTGGAAATAActccttttttatttgatttcacTAATATGCCTGAAATTTTATAACTAATAATGTTTGATATGGGGTCAAATGCAGGAGGAGACTGCAAAACTTTAATGTTTGTGCAAGTGAGTCCAAGTTCAGCAGACTTGGGAGAGACACTTTGCTCACTGAATTTCGCCACCCGTGTCCGTGGGATCGAGAGTGGCCCAGCTCGCAAGCAAGTAGACCACACTGAGCTGTTTAAGTACAAGCAAATGGTAAGCTTATGTAAAATTATTCTTCTGATAGGAATAACCATGGTTTTTTCATTTCCTGAAACTAAGAAAATTTGTCATAATTAAAGGCTGAAAAGCTCAAACAAGATGAGAAGGAAACAAAGAAATTACAGGATAGTTTGCAAATCATGCAACTCAGGCTTGCAGCAAGAGAACATCATTGTAGAAGCCTTCAGGAAAAGGTATAAATATAATCTTCTGCAACTCAAGTAACTTTAGACAAGATAGATTTTTTCTTTGCAAAGTGATTCACAATTTTCTTATATTCCACGACAGGTTCGGGACCTCGAGAACCAGATTGCAGAAGAAAGGAAAACCAGACTAAAGCAAGAAAGTAGATCTCTTGCTGCCGTTACAGTTCAACCCTCATCATCAACAGTTCATAAAACCATGACAGACAAGAAGCCTCCACTGAATCCTTCAAAACTGAGATTGCCACTGAGAAGAATAACCAATTCCTTGCCTCCACGGTCTCCTCTTAGATCAAAGAGTTACACTGCCTTCATGAGTGGAAAGGAAAACTCTGTCAGAAGGAACTCAATGGCGACAAATGCTGTTAGGCCAGCTTCACCATCAACAACAGCACAGTTCCTTCAGGCAAGGAGGCGGGTGTCCGTTGCTGTGAGACCCCCTGCACCATCAACAACGCAGGTCTTTCAGCCAAGAAGGAGGGTCTCCATTGCCACACTACCTTCTCACACAATTTCTGACATTACTACTCCACTCCGTACCTCAGCATTACGTGTTACCGGTGGAAGCAGCCAACAATCACGGATAAGAAGCCAAAGGAAAGATCGGTATTCAAGTTTGTTCGCCCCATTGCCAGAGTTGAGAACATCAGTTGAGACAACTCCAATGACTGTAAGGAGGAGCAGCAAGTTTATGATGAGCAGTCCGGTAAGGGCAGATTCCAGGGAGGGATCCGCTAGGCATCCAACTCTTCTTGCACTTCAACGCAAGCCTGTAGTCTGGAGTCCTCTTAGAGGTTTGAAAAGTAACAGAAAGTCATCACTGTTGCCATATCGCCCAACCTAAATGCAATAATTTCCCCATACTATGTGACAAACAGTGGAGTTTTCCAACTAATGCCAAACGTGTATAAATTAGTATTATGTTTGGTTTATGACTCAACTtagattcaattaattttttctcaaaCATTTAATGACAAATATTGT comes from Glycine soja cultivar W05 chromosome 20, ASM419377v2, whole genome shotgun sequence and encodes:
- the LOC114402824 gene encoding uncharacterized protein LOC114402824; its protein translation is MASSSITCNFHPSISFPISATRFSISFSHPLLCTYNGLSLHPSSSSFRVFAKFEKFQSQPSQFQEPDPSLSPVENTETSVEDGEEDDSCLPSDLEGAVRQSSEAAAIFVSSGGIRAIVELLIPQLQFLDDEGAQVELWELSRIFLDTLIEKTKFQRVKALFPDAGAAALLKYRWKDALFRFASLSDRKPVESDDEVVVMIVPDYQMLEYVERIASNLSNIPEPTPLIMWNPRLISEDVGVGFNVRKLRRVFLSTFTTVYFMRPMPFGAIFRCYPGLWKVFSDDKERPDRYLLAKEFEIRPDAEDIELLFADEEQKSEQGQGLLDKAAGIFSSISRMMKSI
- the LOC114402265 gene encoding kinesin-like protein KIN-14S, whose protein sequence is MNDQSMQIQMLAEKFHRFVLDCELKQPSIAQCSDIVSKQVNENSDSMDEHSLSNGTHEVSPDKGHTLPILKKILDLGAKIQDLKKQHITLCDEVKLTSESFPGNDILKSVQLLGAEYELLKRKYSEESSERRRLYNEVIELKGNIRVFCRCRPLNENEIANGSVSVVNFESSSDNELQVICADSSKKQFKFDHVFGPEDNQETVFQQTKPIVTSVLDGYNVCIFAYGQTGTGKTFTMEGTPEHRGVNYRTLEELFRITEERHGTMKYELSVSMLEVYNEKIRDLLVENSTQPTKKLEIKQAAEGTQEVPGLVEARVYGTEDVWEMLKTGNRVRSVGSTCANELSSRSHCLLRVTVMGENLINGQRTKSHLWLVDLAGSERVGKTEAEGERLKESQFINKSLSALGDVISALASKSSHIPYRNSKLTHILQSSLGGDCKTLMFVQVSPSSADLGETLCSLNFATRVRGIESGPARKQVDHTELFKYKQMAEKLKQDEKETKKLQDSLQIMQLRLAAREHHCRSLQEKVRDLENQIAEERKTRLKQESRSLAAVTVQPSSSTVHKTMTDKKPPLNPSKLRLPLRRITNSLPPRSPLRSKSYTAFMSGKENSVRRNSMATNAVRPASPSTTAQFLQARRRVSVAVRPPAPSTTQVFQPRRRVSIATLPSHTISDITTPLRTSALRVTGGSSQQSRIRSQRKDRYSSLFAPLPELRTSVETTPMTVRRSSKFMMSSPVRADSREGSARHPTLLALQRKPVVWSPLRGLKSNRKSSLLPYRPT